One window of Trifolium pratense cultivar HEN17-A07 linkage group LG5, ARS_RC_1.1, whole genome shotgun sequence genomic DNA carries:
- the LOC123884498 gene encoding oxysterol-binding protein-related protein 2A-like isoform X2: MRVKEMHPLCCISLESPGIGSHSPEPDAAALSRTRSLPASGSDRIGRRGSEATVAGVLYKWTNYGKGWRSRWFLLRNGVLSYAKIRWPENLNLFSSIDDVRLIGDVTANRLARMDRDAGNAVRRKNHKPSSSSSSSPSVVHLKISSFRESKSDDRKFYIFTATKTLHLRTDSRKDRVAWIQALVSTRSLYPLSGHHLFLPPYQISVSTERLKKRLLEEGSSENLVKECEQIMLAEFSELQEQLKILCQERSSLFDTIRQLEAANIEPEGSALHDSEYQLTKNGFSSLGRGKYSECSTTESSDDIEKQEVEEVSEEDEISYYDTRDYFTEPSFSCGSKGTLDQVSRRKKLPDPVEKEKGVSLWSMIKDNVGKDLTRVCLPVFFNEPISSLQKCFEDLEYSYLLDRAYEHGKKGNSLLRALNVAAFAVSGYASSEGRHCKPFNPLLGETYEADFPDKGLRFFSEKVSHHPTVVACHCEGRGWRFWADSNIHSKFWGRSIQLDPVGVLTLEFDDGEIFQWSKVTTTIYNLILGKLYCDHHGNMEIRGNRQYSCKLKFKEQTILDRNPRQVNGFVEDKMGKKAATLFGKWDDSIYYFDGDVNVKHKDYTSSNGTLLWKRTKPPPNLTRYNLTSFAITLNELTPGLKEKLPPTDSRLRPDQRHLENGEYEKANMEKQRLEKRQRMSRKMQENGWEPRWFRKEGENGTFRYTGGYWEARAVGTWNGCPNIFGEFQESITDTFDAS; this comes from the exons ATGCGAGTTAAGGAAATGCACCCGTTGTGCTGCATCTCATTGGAGAGTCCAGGGATCGGAAGTCATTCACCAGAGCCAGACGCGGCGGCACTTTCAAGGACAAGGAGTTTACCGGCGAGTGGATCTGACCGCATTGGTCGCCGTGGATCAGAGGCAACAGTTGCCGGTGTTCTTTACAAGTGGACTAATTACGGTAAAGGATGGAGATCCCGATGGTTTCTCCTCCGCAATGGCGTACTTTCTTATGCTAAGATCCGGTGGCCGGAGAATCTCAATCTATTCTCTTCAATCGATGATGTTCGCTTAATCGGAGATGTAACTGCTAACCGTCTAGCTAGAATGGATAGAGACGCCGGAAACGCTGTTCGCCGGAAGAATCATaaaccttcatcttcttcgtcttcttctcCATCGGTGGTTCATCTGAAG ATCTCATCGTTTAGAGAGAGCAAATCAGACGACAGAAAGTTCTATATATTTACAGCAACAAAGACACTTCATCTGAGAACTGATTCAAGGAAAGATCGTGTGGCATGGATACAAGCTTTGGTCTCAACTCGTAGTTTGTATCCACTAAGTGGTCATCATCTATTCCTTCCACCATATCAAATTTCTGTATCTACTGAGAGGCTTAAGAAACGATTGCTTGAAGAGGGTAGCAGTGAGAATCTTGTCAAGGAATGTGAGCAAATCATGCTTGCAGAGTTTTCTGAATTACAAGAACAGCTTAAAATTCTTTGTCAAGAAAGATCAAGTTTGTTTGATACCATTCGGCAGTTGGAg GCAGCTAACATTGAACCTGAGGGCTCTGCCTTGCATGACAGTGAATACCAATTAACAAAGAATGGATTTTCAAGTCTCGGCCGTGGAAAATATAGTG AATGCAGTACAACGGAATCATCTGACGATATTGAGAAACAAGAGGTAGAGGAAGTgtcagaagaagatgaaatcTCATATTATGATACTAGAGACTATTTTACAGAACCTAGTTTTAGTTGTGGGTCAAAAGGAACTCTGGATCAG GTATCAAGGCGAAAAAAGCTTCCGGATCCCGTTGAGAAGGAGAAGGGTGTTAGTCTTTGGTCAATGATCAAAGATAATGTGGGCAAAGATCTTACACGTGTTTGCCTTCCTGTATTCTTTAATGAGCCAATATCGTCTCTTCAGAAATGTTTTGAGGATTTGGAGTACTCTTATCTTCTAGATAGAGCTTATGAGCATGGAAAAAAG GGAAACAGTCTACTTCGGGCACTGAACGTTGCTGCCTTTGCTGTTTCTGGATATGCATCATCAGAAGGTCGTCATTGTAAGCCCTTTAATCCCTTGTTAGGGGAAACTTACGAGGCCGATTTTCCTGACAAAGGACTTCGTTTCTTTTCTGAGAAG GTTAGTCACCATCCAACTGTGGTTGCCTGCCATTGTGAAGGTAGAGGATGGAGGTTTTGGGCAGACAGTAATATCCATTCGAAGTTTTGGGGACGGTCAATTCAGCTCGACCCAGTTGGAGTTCTGACCCTTGAATTTGATGATGGCGAAATATTTCAGTGGAGCAAG GTTACGACAACAATTTATAATCTTATCCTTGGCAAACTGTATTGTGATCATCATGGGAATATGGAAATTCGTGGTAATCGCCAATATTCTTGCAAGCTGAAGTTCAAAGAGCAGACGATTCTTGACCGAAATCCTCGACAG GTAAATGGATTTGTTGAAGATAAAATGGGAAAAAAAGCAGCCACATTATTTGGCAAGTGGGATgatagtatatattattttgatggTGATGTGAATGTCAAGCATAAAGATTACACTTCGTCAAATGGAACCTTGTTGTGGAAAAGGACTAAGCCACCACCAAATTTGACTCGGTACAATTTGACATCATTTGCCATCACACTGAATGAGCTTACACCAGGACTAAAG GAGAAGCTTCCGCCCACGGATTCCAGACTGAGACCTGATCAGCGGCATTTAGAGAATGGGGAATACGAGAAGGCTAATATGGAGAAACAAAGATTGGAAAAGAGGCAAAGAATG TCGAGGAAAATGCAAGAAAATGGCTGGGAGCCTAGGTGGTTTCGCAAAGAAGGTGAAAATGGAACGTTTCGATATACTGGCGGGTATTGGGAAGCAAGAGCTGTAGGAACATGGAATGGATGCCCAAATATATTTGGTGAATTTCAAGAAAGCATCACTGATACTTTTGATGCCTCTTGA
- the LOC123884498 gene encoding oxysterol-binding protein-related protein 2A-like isoform X1, translating to MRVKEMHPLCCISLESPGIGSHSPEPDAAALSRTRSLPASGSDRIGRRGSEATVAGVLYKWTNYGKGWRSRWFLLRNGVLSYAKIRWPENLNLFSSIDDVRLIGDVTANRLARMDRDAGNAVRRKNHKPSSSSSSSPSVVHLKISSFRESKSDDRKFYIFTATKTLHLRTDSRKDRVAWIQALVSTRSLYPLSGHHLFLPPYQISVSTERLKKRLLEEGSSENLVKECEQIMLAEFSELQEQLKILCQERSSLFDTIRQLEAANIEPEGSALHDSEYQLTKNGFSSLGRGKYSECSTTESSDDIEKQEVEEVSEEDEISYYDTRDYFTEPSFSCGSKGTLDQVKMSGEAVRQCIDMENSHVETMIYDDYGYPQVSRRKKLPDPVEKEKGVSLWSMIKDNVGKDLTRVCLPVFFNEPISSLQKCFEDLEYSYLLDRAYEHGKKGNSLLRALNVAAFAVSGYASSEGRHCKPFNPLLGETYEADFPDKGLRFFSEKVSHHPTVVACHCEGRGWRFWADSNIHSKFWGRSIQLDPVGVLTLEFDDGEIFQWSKVTTTIYNLILGKLYCDHHGNMEIRGNRQYSCKLKFKEQTILDRNPRQVNGFVEDKMGKKAATLFGKWDDSIYYFDGDVNVKHKDYTSSNGTLLWKRTKPPPNLTRYNLTSFAITLNELTPGLKEKLPPTDSRLRPDQRHLENGEYEKANMEKQRLEKRQRMSRKMQENGWEPRWFRKEGENGTFRYTGGYWEARAVGTWNGCPNIFGEFQESITDTFDAS from the exons ATGCGAGTTAAGGAAATGCACCCGTTGTGCTGCATCTCATTGGAGAGTCCAGGGATCGGAAGTCATTCACCAGAGCCAGACGCGGCGGCACTTTCAAGGACAAGGAGTTTACCGGCGAGTGGATCTGACCGCATTGGTCGCCGTGGATCAGAGGCAACAGTTGCCGGTGTTCTTTACAAGTGGACTAATTACGGTAAAGGATGGAGATCCCGATGGTTTCTCCTCCGCAATGGCGTACTTTCTTATGCTAAGATCCGGTGGCCGGAGAATCTCAATCTATTCTCTTCAATCGATGATGTTCGCTTAATCGGAGATGTAACTGCTAACCGTCTAGCTAGAATGGATAGAGACGCCGGAAACGCTGTTCGCCGGAAGAATCATaaaccttcatcttcttcgtcttcttctcCATCGGTGGTTCATCTGAAG ATCTCATCGTTTAGAGAGAGCAAATCAGACGACAGAAAGTTCTATATATTTACAGCAACAAAGACACTTCATCTGAGAACTGATTCAAGGAAAGATCGTGTGGCATGGATACAAGCTTTGGTCTCAACTCGTAGTTTGTATCCACTAAGTGGTCATCATCTATTCCTTCCACCATATCAAATTTCTGTATCTACTGAGAGGCTTAAGAAACGATTGCTTGAAGAGGGTAGCAGTGAGAATCTTGTCAAGGAATGTGAGCAAATCATGCTTGCAGAGTTTTCTGAATTACAAGAACAGCTTAAAATTCTTTGTCAAGAAAGATCAAGTTTGTTTGATACCATTCGGCAGTTGGAg GCAGCTAACATTGAACCTGAGGGCTCTGCCTTGCATGACAGTGAATACCAATTAACAAAGAATGGATTTTCAAGTCTCGGCCGTGGAAAATATAGTG AATGCAGTACAACGGAATCATCTGACGATATTGAGAAACAAGAGGTAGAGGAAGTgtcagaagaagatgaaatcTCATATTATGATACTAGAGACTATTTTACAGAACCTAGTTTTAGTTGTGGGTCAAAAGGAACTCTGGATCAGGTGAAAATGTCTGGGGAAGCTGTTAGACAATGCATTGATATGGAAAACAGTCATGTTGAGACAATGATATATGATGATTATGGGTATCCTCAGGTATCAAGGCGAAAAAAGCTTCCGGATCCCGTTGAGAAGGAGAAGGGTGTTAGTCTTTGGTCAATGATCAAAGATAATGTGGGCAAAGATCTTACACGTGTTTGCCTTCCTGTATTCTTTAATGAGCCAATATCGTCTCTTCAGAAATGTTTTGAGGATTTGGAGTACTCTTATCTTCTAGATAGAGCTTATGAGCATGGAAAAAAG GGAAACAGTCTACTTCGGGCACTGAACGTTGCTGCCTTTGCTGTTTCTGGATATGCATCATCAGAAGGTCGTCATTGTAAGCCCTTTAATCCCTTGTTAGGGGAAACTTACGAGGCCGATTTTCCTGACAAAGGACTTCGTTTCTTTTCTGAGAAG GTTAGTCACCATCCAACTGTGGTTGCCTGCCATTGTGAAGGTAGAGGATGGAGGTTTTGGGCAGACAGTAATATCCATTCGAAGTTTTGGGGACGGTCAATTCAGCTCGACCCAGTTGGAGTTCTGACCCTTGAATTTGATGATGGCGAAATATTTCAGTGGAGCAAG GTTACGACAACAATTTATAATCTTATCCTTGGCAAACTGTATTGTGATCATCATGGGAATATGGAAATTCGTGGTAATCGCCAATATTCTTGCAAGCTGAAGTTCAAAGAGCAGACGATTCTTGACCGAAATCCTCGACAG GTAAATGGATTTGTTGAAGATAAAATGGGAAAAAAAGCAGCCACATTATTTGGCAAGTGGGATgatagtatatattattttgatggTGATGTGAATGTCAAGCATAAAGATTACACTTCGTCAAATGGAACCTTGTTGTGGAAAAGGACTAAGCCACCACCAAATTTGACTCGGTACAATTTGACATCATTTGCCATCACACTGAATGAGCTTACACCAGGACTAAAG GAGAAGCTTCCGCCCACGGATTCCAGACTGAGACCTGATCAGCGGCATTTAGAGAATGGGGAATACGAGAAGGCTAATATGGAGAAACAAAGATTGGAAAAGAGGCAAAGAATG TCGAGGAAAATGCAAGAAAATGGCTGGGAGCCTAGGTGGTTTCGCAAAGAAGGTGAAAATGGAACGTTTCGATATACTGGCGGGTATTGGGAAGCAAGAGCTGTAGGAACATGGAATGGATGCCCAAATATATTTGGTGAATTTCAAGAAAGCATCACTGATACTTTTGATGCCTCTTGA
- the LOC123884498 gene encoding oxysterol-binding protein-related protein 2A-like isoform X3: MLAEFSELQEQLKILCQERSSLFDTIRQLEAANIEPEGSALHDSEYQLTKNGFSSLGRGKYSECSTTESSDDIEKQEVEEVSEEDEISYYDTRDYFTEPSFSCGSKGTLDQVKMSGEAVRQCIDMENSHVETMIYDDYGYPQVSRRKKLPDPVEKEKGVSLWSMIKDNVGKDLTRVCLPVFFNEPISSLQKCFEDLEYSYLLDRAYEHGKKGNSLLRALNVAAFAVSGYASSEGRHCKPFNPLLGETYEADFPDKGLRFFSEKVSHHPTVVACHCEGRGWRFWADSNIHSKFWGRSIQLDPVGVLTLEFDDGEIFQWSKVTTTIYNLILGKLYCDHHGNMEIRGNRQYSCKLKFKEQTILDRNPRQVNGFVEDKMGKKAATLFGKWDDSIYYFDGDVNVKHKDYTSSNGTLLWKRTKPPPNLTRYNLTSFAITLNELTPGLKEKLPPTDSRLRPDQRHLENGEYEKANMEKQRLEKRQRMSRKMQENGWEPRWFRKEGENGTFRYTGGYWEARAVGTWNGCPNIFGEFQESITDTFDAS; this comes from the exons ATGCTTGCAGAGTTTTCTGAATTACAAGAACAGCTTAAAATTCTTTGTCAAGAAAGATCAAGTTTGTTTGATACCATTCGGCAGTTGGAg GCAGCTAACATTGAACCTGAGGGCTCTGCCTTGCATGACAGTGAATACCAATTAACAAAGAATGGATTTTCAAGTCTCGGCCGTGGAAAATATAGTG AATGCAGTACAACGGAATCATCTGACGATATTGAGAAACAAGAGGTAGAGGAAGTgtcagaagaagatgaaatcTCATATTATGATACTAGAGACTATTTTACAGAACCTAGTTTTAGTTGTGGGTCAAAAGGAACTCTGGATCAGGTGAAAATGTCTGGGGAAGCTGTTAGACAATGCATTGATATGGAAAACAGTCATGTTGAGACAATGATATATGATGATTATGGGTATCCTCAGGTATCAAGGCGAAAAAAGCTTCCGGATCCCGTTGAGAAGGAGAAGGGTGTTAGTCTTTGGTCAATGATCAAAGATAATGTGGGCAAAGATCTTACACGTGTTTGCCTTCCTGTATTCTTTAATGAGCCAATATCGTCTCTTCAGAAATGTTTTGAGGATTTGGAGTACTCTTATCTTCTAGATAGAGCTTATGAGCATGGAAAAAAG GGAAACAGTCTACTTCGGGCACTGAACGTTGCTGCCTTTGCTGTTTCTGGATATGCATCATCAGAAGGTCGTCATTGTAAGCCCTTTAATCCCTTGTTAGGGGAAACTTACGAGGCCGATTTTCCTGACAAAGGACTTCGTTTCTTTTCTGAGAAG GTTAGTCACCATCCAACTGTGGTTGCCTGCCATTGTGAAGGTAGAGGATGGAGGTTTTGGGCAGACAGTAATATCCATTCGAAGTTTTGGGGACGGTCAATTCAGCTCGACCCAGTTGGAGTTCTGACCCTTGAATTTGATGATGGCGAAATATTTCAGTGGAGCAAG GTTACGACAACAATTTATAATCTTATCCTTGGCAAACTGTATTGTGATCATCATGGGAATATGGAAATTCGTGGTAATCGCCAATATTCTTGCAAGCTGAAGTTCAAAGAGCAGACGATTCTTGACCGAAATCCTCGACAG GTAAATGGATTTGTTGAAGATAAAATGGGAAAAAAAGCAGCCACATTATTTGGCAAGTGGGATgatagtatatattattttgatggTGATGTGAATGTCAAGCATAAAGATTACACTTCGTCAAATGGAACCTTGTTGTGGAAAAGGACTAAGCCACCACCAAATTTGACTCGGTACAATTTGACATCATTTGCCATCACACTGAATGAGCTTACACCAGGACTAAAG GAGAAGCTTCCGCCCACGGATTCCAGACTGAGACCTGATCAGCGGCATTTAGAGAATGGGGAATACGAGAAGGCTAATATGGAGAAACAAAGATTGGAAAAGAGGCAAAGAATG TCGAGGAAAATGCAAGAAAATGGCTGGGAGCCTAGGTGGTTTCGCAAAGAAGGTGAAAATGGAACGTTTCGATATACTGGCGGGTATTGGGAAGCAAGAGCTGTAGGAACATGGAATGGATGCCCAAATATATTTGGTGAATTTCAAGAAAGCATCACTGATACTTTTGATGCCTCTTGA